TTGAATGCACGCGTGAGCTGAAGCGGCGTTATTTCCCTGATGATGCGAAATGGACTATCGAACAAGGGTCTGCCCTAGATCGGGATTACCTTAAAAAACTTGGTCAATTTGATGTAATTTACTCATGGGGAGTTCTACACCACACTGGAGATATGTGGCAGGCTCTTGAAAGGGCACTGATTCCCGCTGCTAACAAAAGCCAAATCGCAATTTCGATTTATAACGACCAAGGCCGGCCCAGTCGCAATTGGACTAAAATTAAACAACTCTATAATGCACTTCCCAAATCTCTCAGATTTGTGATCACTATCCCATGTCTTTTTAGACTTTGGGGGCTCACCTGGCTTCGTGATTTGTTCAAA
This window of the Pseudomonadota bacterium genome carries:
- a CDS encoding class I SAM-dependent methyltransferase, translated to MTSKLATLPSHNTLRFKFGANWANFLKTLNNERIQIAEQSIKDMLKRDDLKGLKFLDIGSGSGLFSLCARHLGATVYSFDYDINSVECTRELKRRYFPDDAKWTIEQGSALDRDYLKKLGQFDVIYSWGVLHHTGDMWQALERALIPAANKSQIAISIYNDQGRPSRNWTKIKQLYNALPKSLRFVITIPCLFRLWGLTWLRDLFK